The Pseudoxanthomonas suwonensis sequence GGGCATATCGGCAAAAGCTGCCGACGTGGTGCTCGATTCGGCAGTCTCACCGTCGGAAGTGGTTCGCCTTATGAGTGCCACGTCATGAGGCTCTCTTTCGTCGAAGTGGCCGGATTCCGCGGGTTCAGGAACAAGGTTCGTCTGGACTTACCTGACGGATTTGCTGTCCTCACCGGGCGAAACGGCGCGGGGAAAAGCACAATCCTCGATGCCGTGGATTTCGCGCTTACCGGCACACTTAGCAAGTACGAAGTCAAGGGCGCGAAAGGTGGCGGCCTAGATGAGCACATATGGTGGGTAGGCGAAGGTGCTGCAGCTGAGCAGTTCGTTCGTATTGGCTTCACGGACAAGGAGGGCCGTGAGCTATCCGTGACCCGCAGCCGCGAGCGAGGACTTGAGCAGCCTTTGGAAGAAGTCGGAGGCTGGATTTGCGGCGACAACCTGCCGTCGCCCTCGTGGCCGGATGTCTTTCTGAAGACATCGCTGATTCGCGACGAGACTATCGCGGCGCTGAGCTTGGATCTTCCCGAACAGGCACGCTTTGCCAGTGTGCGTGGCGCGATCGGAGGAATGACCGGTCAGGATCATAGTGAACGCATCGCCTCACTCGTTCGCGCGGCCAGTGCCGCTAAGGAAGCCCAGGAAAAGCGTGTAAATGATCTGCAAGCGGAGCTTGGCCGTACCTTGAGCGCTCTGACCGAGGCCAGGAGTATTGCCGAACGGCAGGAAGACACCGCCGCGGCCAGTCAATTGATAGCGCTCGTCGCTCCCGATATCGCAGGAAGTACTGCGCAGCGAGCTGAGGAACTCCGCAAGCGGTTGGCAAAGCGCCGACTGGACAACAACAATCTGACGGAATCCTTGGCGTTGGCCGAACAACTGGCCCGCGAGATCATCGAAGCACGATCAGAAGATGCGCAAGGACGAGTCAAGGCTGCGACCGACGCGCTGAGTTTGGCAGAACGGACAAGCGAGCAGGCTGTCAGCCGCCTGGCGGCTGCCGAGGAACGTCTTGAGAAGGAGAGAAGCAACAACGACTTTGTATCGCAGATGGTGTCATTGCTGAGTCATGGCGAAGCGATCGGCTTACAGGACGACCACTGCCCCTTGTGCGC is a genomic window containing:
- a CDS encoding AAA family ATPase, with amino-acid sequence MRLSFVEVAGFRGFRNKVRLDLPDGFAVLTGRNGAGKSTILDAVDFALTGTLSKYEVKGAKGGGLDEHIWWVGEGAAAEQFVRIGFTDKEGRELSVTRSRERGLEQPLEEVGGWICGDNLPSPSWPDVFLKTSLIRDETIAALSLDLPEQARFASVRGAIGGMTGQDHSERIASLVRAASAAKEAQEKRVNDLQAELGRTLSALTEARSIAERQEDTAAASQLIALVAPDIAGSTAQRAEELRKRLAKRRLDNNNLTESLALAEQLAREIIEARSEDAQGRVKAATDALSLAERTSEQAVSRLAAAEERLEKERSNNDFVSQMVSLLSHGEAIGLQDDHCPLCAANRTQDEFNAAIAAARARLDEAGARAAAAEDEWKVAKIEAEKANLEHVSAQATVSTMTAKHARDEERFASLQALFASHNLQLAIDDINSVRSALLVHREQTAQLERAVYTLESSTAQDRVSSLEANAAKLRALIDDESIKLSSINSTFESTRQIDSASKTVVNQILAEQFDTVLPLLKELYKRLRPHADWREIETDFGGRVRASLNFTVGDGRNPQFLFSSGQRRAAGLAFLLAIHLSRPWCRLRTLMMDDPIQHIDDYRALNMVEVLSAIRRTGRQVIVAVEDSALADVLCRRLRSSTLQTGMLFELKTDSTGSAEIGETRTIYPLPREVLKVAQAS